A region of Sulfurimonas sp. DNA encodes the following proteins:
- the ruvA gene encoding Holliday junction branch migration protein RuvA, with translation MIVGIKGHIVYKEPSFVHVDVQGIVYEVFISLQSFASIGSDEVKLFTTQIIREDAQLLFGFLEMSEKKMFARLIKINGVGPKVAMAICSTYTPSQFATVINNKDMNGVKKVPGIGPKSAGRILVELNGFDVELVSSTDAPKSIAFSQATEALESLGFKKDKITKALSSCNSDDTASLVKEALKLLQSV, from the coding sequence ATGATAGTAGGAATAAAAGGCCATATAGTATATAAAGAGCCAAGTTTTGTGCATGTTGATGTTCAGGGTATAGTGTATGAGGTTTTTATATCTCTTCAAAGTTTTGCATCTATCGGTAGTGATGAGGTAAAGCTTTTTACAACTCAAATAATCCGCGAAGATGCACAACTACTTTTTGGTTTTTTAGAAATGAGTGAAAAAAAGATGTTTGCACGACTTATAAAAATAAATGGAGTTGGACCAAAAGTAGCTATGGCTATTTGCTCAACTTACACGCCATCTCAATTTGCGACAGTGATAAACAATAAAGATATGAATGGTGTGAAAAAAGTCCCTGGCATCGGACCTAAGAGTGCAGGACGAATTTTAGTAGAATTAAATGGTTTTGATGTTGAGTTAGTAAGTTCAACAGATGCACCAAAAAGTATAGCTTTTTCACAAGCAACTGAAGCACTAGAATCATTGGGCTTTAAAAAAGATAAAATTACAAAAGCATTAAGTAGTTGTAATAGTGACGATACAGCTTCTCTTGTAAAAGAAGCTTTGAAACTTCTTCAGAGTGTTTAA
- a CDS encoding arsenate reductase family protein → MKLYGIPTCDSVRKARKFFKENEIDLEFIDFKKTSVDCKKVDEWLEQVDMNLLFNSRGTKYRILKLKELNLDASGKREWLCRENMLFKRPIVEYESQVVVGFDEEKYEKIFIK, encoded by the coding sequence ATGAAACTATATGGAATACCAACTTGTGATAGTGTTAGAAAAGCTAGAAAATTTTTTAAAGAAAATGAGATAGATTTAGAGTTTATTGACTTTAAAAAAACTTCTGTTGATTGCAAAAAGGTTGATGAGTGGTTAGAACAGGTGGATATGAACTTACTTTTTAATAGTCGTGGAACTAAGTACAGAATCTTAAAGTTAAAAGAGTTGAACCTAGATGCAAGTGGAAAAAGAGAGTGGCTTTGCAGGGAAAATATGCTTTTTAAAAGACCAATCGTAGAGTATGAAAGTCAAGTAGTAGTTGGCTTTGATGAAGAAAAATACGAAAAAATATTTATAAAATAA
- a CDS encoding D-alanine--D-alanine ligase, with amino-acid sequence MRLIILFGGASFEHEISIVSAITLKEKLLGIDINYIFCDQDHKFYLIEDSKMKAVTFSKGEHRNMPELSISHGGFYQKTMFSSSQYSDTVLNLIHGADGEDGTIAALLDFFSIKYIGPRVDASVFSYDKRYTKWLCAAKNIKCVDYETIASDEHHRINSSYPVIIKPSRLGSSIGVSIVKEESELDYALDVAFEYDKSVLVEPFIEGVKEYNLAGFMAKGEMHFSIVEEPQKNEFLDFEKKYLDFSRSEQVLKADIDEALEAKLKNTFTKIYKNMFEGALIRCDFFVVDGEVLLNEINPIPGSMANYLFEDFNLSLELLSSNLPSNKRTKVTYDYIHSISQAKGK; translated from the coding sequence TTGAGATTAATAATATTGTTTGGTGGTGCTAGTTTTGAGCATGAAATTAGTATAGTAAGTGCGATAACTTTAAAAGAAAAGCTATTAGGAATTGATATAAATTATATATTTTGTGACCAAGACCATAAGTTTTACTTGATAGAAGACTCTAAGATGAAAGCAGTGACTTTTTCTAAAGGTGAGCATAGAAATATGCCAGAATTGAGTATATCACATGGCGGATTTTATCAAAAAACTATGTTTAGTTCCTCACAATATAGTGACACTGTTTTAAATCTTATACATGGTGCAGACGGAGAAGATGGAACTATCGCAGCTTTGCTTGATTTCTTCTCTATAAAATATATTGGACCAAGAGTAGATGCTAGTGTATTTTCTTATGATAAGAGATATACAAAGTGGCTTTGTGCGGCAAAAAATATTAAATGTGTTGATTATGAAACGATAGCATCTGATGAACATCATCGTATAAATAGCTCTTACCCTGTTATTATAAAACCTTCTCGTCTTGGAAGCTCTATTGGTGTGAGTATAGTTAAAGAAGAGAGTGAACTTGATTATGCTCTTGATGTTGCTTTTGAGTATGATAAAAGTGTTTTAGTTGAACCATTTATAGAAGGTGTTAAAGAGTATAATCTAGCTGGTTTTATGGCAAAAGGCGAAATGCATTTTTCAATAGTTGAAGAACCTCAGAAAAATGAATTTTTAGATTTTGAAAAAAAATATTTAGATTTTTCACGCTCAGAACAAGTTTTAAAAGCAGATATAGATGAAGCCTTAGAAGCAAAACTAAAAAATACCTTTACTAAAATATATAAAAATATGTTTGAGGGTGCACTGATTAGATGTGACTTTTTTGTTGTAGATGGAGAAGTTTTACTAAATGAAATAAATCCTATCCCAGGATCTATGGCAAATTATCTTTTTGAAGATTTTAATTTATCTTTAGAACTTCTTAGCTCAAATCTACCAAGTAATAAAAGAACAAAAGTAACTTATGATTATATCCATTCAATTAGCCAAGCAAAAGGTAAATAA
- a CDS encoding TRAP transporter small permease subunit produces MMIDKSIKYLGYFTALTLGILVLLVVYDATSRYLFSTGSIALQELEWHLFDIIILFSIAYTLKENAHVRVDIFYASYSEKTKSLINIISSLFFILPFSFLLIYISLDFVHLSFVQNEMSSNPGGLKYRYLVKALLPLSFVFLALVSFKDAKDNFLKWKSL; encoded by the coding sequence ATGATGATAGATAAAAGTATAAAGTATTTAGGATATTTTACAGCTTTAACTCTTGGTATATTAGTTCTTCTTGTTGTGTATGACGCAACTTCAAGGTATCTGTTTTCAACGGGTTCTATTGCTTTACAGGAACTAGAATGGCATCTATTTGATATTATTATTCTTTTTTCTATTGCTTATACTTTAAAAGAAAATGCCCATGTAAGAGTAGATATATTTTATGCATCATATAGTGAAAAAACAAAATCTTTGATAAACATAATTTCTTCACTTTTTTTTATACTACCTTTTTCTTTTCTCCTCATTTATATAAGCCTTGATTTTGTACACTTAAGTTTTGTTCAAAATGAGATGTCATCAAATCCAGGTGGATTGAAATATAGATACTTAGTAAAAGCACTTTTACCGCTCTCTTTTGTTTTTTTAGCTCTTGTTTCATTTAAAGATGCCAAAGATAATTTTTTAAAATGGAAGTCACTATGA
- a CDS encoding alpha/beta hydrolase: MAIKSIQYNQQTFDISYEIINPQASVDLIVLHGWGSNKSLMKKSFSPFMNNFRHIYIDLPGFGSSSCDVALYTKDYAKIIELFMTQINASKDIILGHSFGGKVATLLKPKVLVLVGSAGIFIPKPFKIKAKIALFKMFKVFGLAKFRSLLVAEDAKSLSEHMYQTFKNVVDEDFSEKFASHKGKALLLWGKDDTATPLSSAIKIEKLINNSTLKVYDGDHYFFMSKSKEISKEIEETYNV, encoded by the coding sequence ATGGCAATAAAATCCATTCAATATAATCAACAAACATTTGACATTAGCTATGAGATAATAAATCCTCAAGCTAGCGTTGATTTGATTGTTTTGCATGGTTGGGGTTCAAATAAAAGCCTTATGAAAAAATCGTTTTCTCCATTTATGAATAATTTTCGTCATATCTATATTGATTTACCAGGTTTTGGTTCAAGCAGTTGTGATGTTGCTTTATATACAAAAGATTATGCAAAAATCATTGAACTTTTTATGACTCAAATAAATGCTTCAAAAGATATAATACTTGGACACTCTTTTGGTGGTAAGGTAGCTACTTTACTAAAACCTAAAGTCTTAGTTTTAGTAGGTAGTGCAGGGATTTTCATACCTAAGCCATTTAAAATTAAAGCAAAAATAGCTCTGTTTAAAATGTTTAAAGTGTTTGGTCTTGCAAAATTTCGCTCTTTACTTGTTGCAGAAGATGCAAAAAGTTTGAGTGAACATATGTATCAAACATTTAAAAATGTTGTTGATGAAGATTTTAGTGAAAAATTTGCATCACACAAAGGAAAGGCACTTCTTTTGTGGGGTAAAGATGACACCGCAACTCCTCTAAGTTCAGCAATAAAGATAGAGAAACTTATAAATAACTCTACTTTAAAAGTTTACGATGGCGATCATTATTTTTTTATGTCCAAATCAAAAGAAATCTCAAAAGAGATAGAGGAAACTTATAATGTTTGA
- a CDS encoding Fic/DOC family protein, giving the protein MNEAQTRTKYLLYAFKCKKNQKYSYWYETDNKYFKAKKPPESILDKNIDEIKAVSIDDIILNPWNEWDSNNTQKIITDAGVCINYLKSTDNDYIQKQEDLKLLELYSYLVDNFDISRSFGFNTVKKWHKEVFSSIYPFAGELRSVNMSKGNAEEAWVWRVDFLNAIPELNEFIKEVSKKRYEDIDNIAHDLSKLISDFLFIHPFREGNGRISRVLCDMILAKNGLPMIGLKLKKEDNYIQRVHSGYDCDYEPMKDLLKMKIEEEITSE; this is encoded by the coding sequence ATGAACGAAGCTCAAACGCGAACTAAATATCTTTTATATGCTTTTAAATGTAAGAAAAACCAAAAATATAGCTATTGGTATGAAACTGATAACAAATACTTTAAAGCTAAAAAACCTCCTGAAAGTATTTTAGATAAAAATATAGATGAAATAAAAGCTGTAAGTATTGATGATATCATATTAAATCCATGGAATGAATGGGATTCAAATAATACTCAAAAAATAATTACAGATGCAGGTGTTTGTATAAATTATTTGAAATCTACGGACAATGACTATATACAAAAACAAGAAGATCTGAAGTTATTGGAGCTTTATAGTTATTTGGTAGATAACTTTGATATATCTAGGTCTTTTGGATTTAACACTGTTAAAAAATGGCATAAAGAAGTTTTTAGTTCTATCTATCCATTTGCTGGTGAACTTAGAAGTGTTAATATGAGTAAGGGAAATGCTGAAGAAGCTTGGGTTTGGAGAGTTGATTTTTTAAATGCTATTCCTGAGTTAAATGAATTTATAAAAGAAGTTAGTAAGAAGAGATATGAAGACATAGATAACATTGCTCATGATTTATCTAAACTAATAAGTGATTTCTTATTCATACATCCATTTCGAGAGGGTAATGGGCGAATAAGTAGAGTTTTATGCGATATGATTTTAGCAAAAAATGGTTTGCCTATGATAGGATTGAAGCTGAAAAAAGAGGATAACTATATACAAAGAGTTCACTCTGGATATGATTGTGATTACGAGCCTATGAAAGATTTGTTGAAAATGAAAATAGAAGAGGAAATTACGAGTGAATAA
- a CDS encoding TRAP transporter large permease subunit, whose amino-acid sequence MIALSMFVVVLILLMVGIPVAFVFGSVAIAFAFLVPELGLDVFAVLPFRIYGIMSNTTLMAVPLFITMGLILEKSKMAERLLVSMSALFRDVRGGLAVSVVLVGAMLAASTGIVSASVVMMSVIALPLMLKAGYDKGLASGTIAASGTLGQIIPPSIILIILGDVMSVSVGELFMGAVLPGLLLVGLYISYILTRAYFRPLDAPLHSHKQQEKEGIKNFSLKEIIISIVPPLLLMFFVLGSIFAGIASPTESAAFGVVGAIILSQLNKSLNTQMLKYASMESLKLTGMIFMILIGATAFSLVFNELGGSDLILKFFSEDIGDVWVFIGFAMLGIFILGFFIDFIEISFIIVPILVPIMESFGIDPIWFAVLIALNLQASFLTPPFGLSLFFLKGAAGDSIKTIEIYKGIIPFILLQLLGLGLVILFPDLVFAFL is encoded by the coding sequence ATGATAGCTTTGTCTATGTTTGTGGTGGTTTTAATACTTTTGATGGTTGGAATTCCTGTCGCTTTTGTCTTTGGAAGTGTGGCTATTGCTTTTGCATTTTTAGTGCCAGAGTTAGGCTTAGATGTTTTTGCAGTATTACCATTTCGCATCTATGGCATTATGAGTAACACAACTCTTATGGCAGTTCCTCTTTTTATAACAATGGGTCTGATTTTAGAAAAGTCAAAAATGGCAGAGAGATTGTTGGTGTCTATGAGTGCTTTGTTTCGTGATGTTCGTGGTGGTTTAGCTGTTAGTGTTGTTTTAGTTGGTGCGATGCTAGCTGCATCTACTGGGATAGTATCAGCATCTGTTGTGATGATGAGTGTTATAGCACTCCCTCTTATGTTAAAAGCTGGATATGACAAAGGCTTAGCATCTGGAACTATCGCAGCTAGTGGAACTCTTGGTCAGATTATTCCTCCTTCTATTATCTTGATAATATTAGGTGATGTTATGAGTGTAAGTGTAGGCGAACTTTTTATGGGTGCTGTTTTACCAGGACTTCTTTTAGTAGGTCTTTATATATCTTATATCCTTACTCGTGCATATTTTAGACCACTAGATGCACCCCTGCATTCTCATAAACAACAAGAAAAAGAAGGTATAAAAAACTTTTCATTAAAAGAAATCATCATTTCTATTGTCCCTCCTTTACTTCTTATGTTTTTTGTTTTAGGAAGTATTTTCGCTGGCATCGCATCACCTACTGAGTCTGCTGCTTTTGGTGTTGTTGGAGCTATAATATTAAGTCAGTTAAATAAATCACTAAATACACAGATGCTAAAGTATGCTTCTATGGAGAGTTTAAAACTTACAGGTATGATTTTTATGATTCTTATCGGTGCGACCGCATTTTCACTTGTTTTTAACGAACTTGGTGGTTCGGACTTGATACTAAAGTTTTTTAGTGAAGACATAGGAGATGTTTGGGTTTTTATTGGTTTTGCGATGCTTGGTATCTTTATACTTGGTTTTTTTATAGACTTTATAGAGATTTCATTTATCATAGTCCCTATCTTAGTTCCTATCATGGAAAGTTTTGGCATCGACCCCATCTGGTTTGCGGTTTTAATAGCTCTAAATCTTCAAGCCTCTTTTTTAACACCACCTTTTGGTTTATCTCTGTTTTTCCTAAAAGGAGCAGCAGGAGATAGTATAAAAACCATAGAAATATATAAAGGCATCATCCCTTTTATACTTTTACAACTTTTAGGCTTAGGTTTGGTTATACTGTTTCCAGATTTAGTTTTTGCGTTTTTGTAA
- a CDS encoding UDP-N-acetylmuramoyl-tripeptide--D-alanyl-D-alanine ligase, whose product MFDFEIFTAFVTNVLFVTLLGWYLITNLQWYDYKLSRVILKHHKPQWHVLYFFIPFIAYHTTGKFFPIFFFFAVLPAIFVWHKKLDKKLVLTWRVKRFLILLISLVLFQDVLCTLKGICETYGVFMPLALAYIGSVMIEKFLFEAFKKEAKKKLQSIQNLQIVCITGSYGKTSIKNFVYEILSKKYNVYATPRSVNTLGGIMRDVNESLPSDAQIYICEAGARQSGDIYDITTFLEPQTVVVGKVGEAHIEYFKSLKNIIAAKLEIMQSPRLERAFIHNSVTDEPHEKVTFFGDNISNIDATLESTKFDLNISGEVMHLSTNILGSFQTMNIAVAVHVAKSFDMSSEEITKAVAKLTPVEHRLQKIVAGGKIILDDGYNGNIDGMLEGVRLCSLHEGRKVIVTPGLVESSDELNLKLCDAINETFDIVIITGALNAALFDKNIKVKNKIILPDKSKITDVLASQTASGDIILFANDAPNFI is encoded by the coding sequence ATGTTTGACTTTGAAATATTCACAGCCTTTGTAACAAATGTACTTTTTGTCACTCTCCTTGGTTGGTACCTAATTACCAATCTTCAATGGTATGACTATAAACTATCTCGTGTAATTTTAAAACATCATAAACCTCAATGGCATGTTTTATACTTTTTTATTCCCTTTATCGCTTATCATACAACAGGCAAATTTTTCCCTATCTTTTTCTTTTTTGCTGTTTTACCAGCCATTTTTGTTTGGCATAAAAAGTTAGATAAAAAGCTTGTTCTTACTTGGCGTGTTAAGCGTTTTTTAATTCTTCTTATCTCTTTAGTATTGTTTCAAGATGTACTTTGTACTTTAAAAGGTATTTGTGAAACTTACGGTGTTTTTATGCCTTTAGCTCTTGCGTATATTGGCAGTGTGATGATAGAGAAATTTCTTTTTGAAGCATTTAAAAAAGAGGCAAAGAAGAAACTTCAAAGTATCCAAAATTTACAAATAGTATGTATAACTGGAAGCTACGGTAAAACAAGTATCAAAAATTTTGTCTATGAAATACTAAGTAAAAAGTACAATGTTTATGCAACTCCAAGAAGTGTAAATACATTGGGCGGAATTATGCGTGATGTTAATGAGTCTTTACCTAGTGATGCCCAGATATATATTTGTGAAGCAGGGGCTAGGCAAAGCGGAGATATATATGACATAACAACTTTCTTAGAACCTCAAACAGTTGTTGTTGGGAAAGTTGGAGAGGCACATATTGAGTATTTTAAATCTTTAAAAAATATCATAGCTGCAAAACTAGAAATCATGCAGTCACCAAGATTAGAGCGTGCTTTTATTCATAACTCTGTGACAGATGAACCACATGAAAAAGTAACTTTTTTTGGAGATAATATTTCAAACATAGATGCTACTTTAGAGTCAACTAAATTTGATTTAAATATTTCAGGTGAAGTTATGCATCTAAGTACAAATATTTTAGGCTCTTTTCAAACTATGAATATTGCAGTAGCAGTTCATGTCGCAAAAAGTTTTGATATGAGTAGCGAAGAGATTACAAAAGCAGTTGCAAAACTAACTCCAGTTGAACATAGACTTCAAAAGATAGTTGCAGGTGGGAAAATCATACTCGATGATGGTTATAACGGTAATATAGATGGAATGCTTGAGGGCGTTAGACTTTGTTCTTTACATGAAGGAAGAAAAGTCATAGTGACCCCTGGTTTAGTTGAGAGTAGTGATGAGTTAAACCTAAAACTGTGCGACGCTATAAATGAAACCTTTGATATAGTTATAATTACAGGTGCTTTAAATGCGGCACTTTTTGATAAAAACATAAAAGTAAAAAATAAAATTATCTTACCTGATAAGTCAAAGATTACAGATGTTCTAGCCTCTCAAACTGCGTCTGGAGATATCATTTTATTTGCAAATGACGCACCGAATTTTATATAG